Genomic window (Enterobacteriaceae bacterium 4M9):
CGTTTACACTGGTAGGTGAGTCCCAGTTGGCCACGGCGAAACAGCAGTTGGGCCTGTCGGCCCAGGACAGCCTCGGTAGCCGCAGTAAGGCTATTGGTATTGCCCGTAATGTGGGGGCGCAGTATGTGCTCTACACCAGCGCAAATGGCAATGTGAATTCGCCCACGCTGCAAATGCAGCTAATGCTGGTTCAGACTGGTGAGATTATCTGGTCAGGCAAAGGTAGCGTTGAGCGCATTCAGTAATCTGTCGTGTGAGGCATTAATCACGCGCTATTTCCCGGCGGCTCAGGCCGCCGGGAGTGTTTCTGTTGTTGGTGGGTTAAGCGGTGGCCTCGTGAGGATAGAGGCGGGTACACAAACCTTTGCAGCGCGCCGTCGCCTGTCAGAGACGGTGCCTGGCGTGTCACTTGCGCGCCAGCACCGGGTGCTCAAGCGCCTGGCACCGGGGATAGGCCCGCAGCCGTATTTGCTGGCGGGAGGCTGGCTGGTTACAGAGTGGCTTGCGGGTGAACCCTGTGGCGATGCAGTGCCCGTTGAGGCGCTGTCTGCGTTGCTGCACCGCCTTCACGGCCAGCCACGCTTTGGCTGGCGTATCCCACTCCTGAAATTGCTGGCGTTTTACTGGCAGGCAGCCGCACCGGAGCGCCGTTCGTTGTTCTGGCTGCGCATGCTCAGTCGTTTGCGCCAGGTGGGCGAACCGACACCGCTGAAGCTTTCACCGCTGCATATGGATGTGCATGGCGATAACCTTATCAGGACGGACAGCGGCCTGCGGCTTATCGACTGGGAGTATGCAGGCGATAGCGACGTTGCGCTTGAGCTTGCCGCCTGCGGTTTGGGAGAGCGGTTGATTGACGCATATGCCGCGCAGTCGGGCCTTAACAGAGAGCAACTGGCACGCCAGGTACAGCGCTGGCAGCCGTGGGTACAAACGCTGGCGGCGTCCTGGTTTGAGCGACGCTGGCAGCAAACCGGGCAACAACACTTTATTCAACTGGCAGACGACGCATGGCGGCGGCTGCAATGTAGGGAGCATGAGAGATGAGCATCGGTCCGGTAATGTTGGACGTGGCGGGCTTTGAGCTGGATAGCGAAGAGCGGGAAATTTTACAGCATCCGCTGGTAGGAGGGCTTATCCTCTTTACCCGCAATTATCACGACCCTGAGCAGCTTCGCGAACTGGTGCGCCAGATTCGCGCGGCGTCGCACCAGCGTCTGGTAGTGGCGGTTGACCAGGAGGGCGGGCGCGTGCAGCGTTTTCGTGAAGGCTTCACTCGCCTGCCTGCGGCGCAGTCGTTTGCTGCCCTGCTGGGCATGGAAGAAGGCATGAAGCTTGCAAAGGAAGCCGGTTGGTTGATGGCGAGCGAAATGATAGCGATGGATATTGATATCAGCTTTGCGCCGGTGCTGGACGTGGGGCACATCAGCGCCGCCATTGGTGAGCGCTCATATCACGAAGACCCGCTAAAAGCGTTACAGCTGGCAGAGTGCGTTATCGAC
Coding sequences:
- the thiK gene encoding thiamine kinase, yielding MSAFSNLSCEALITRYFPAAQAAGSVSVVGGLSGGLVRIEAGTQTFAARRRLSETVPGVSLARQHRVLKRLAPGIGPQPYLLAGGWLVTEWLAGEPCGDAVPVEALSALLHRLHGQPRFGWRIPLLKLLAFYWQAAAPERRSLFWLRMLSRLRQVGEPTPLKLSPLHMDVHGDNLIRTDSGLRLIDWEYAGDSDVALELAACGLGERLIDAYAAQSGLNREQLARQVQRWQPWVQTLAASWFERRWQQTGQQHFIQLADDAWRRLQCREHER